Proteins co-encoded in one Dehalobacter sp. genomic window:
- a CDS encoding methylated-DNA--[protein]-cysteine S-methyltransferase — MKTNTTYTCTVNTPLGKMTAAAVQDELSGLWFIGQKHYPVVTSEWTENPEYPVFETLRRRLDFYFSGQEGQTWEEEQAASTARNAKGIMAGISVPKMDLCLAPAGTDFQKTVWEILLRISYGKVITYGEIAQRIALDRGLTSMSAQAVGSAVGHNPISILIPCHRVIGGNGKLTGYAGGLEKKEALLRLEGRSLLKNKVLCYNNLSTTKIL, encoded by the coding sequence ATGAAAACGAACACGACCTATACCTGCACTGTGAATACACCTCTTGGAAAAATGACAGCTGCGGCAGTCCAAGATGAGCTAAGCGGTTTATGGTTCATTGGCCAGAAGCATTATCCTGTCGTTACTTCCGAATGGACAGAGAATCCGGAATATCCCGTTTTTGAGACGCTGCGTCGGCGGCTGGATTTTTATTTTTCGGGACAAGAAGGACAAACTTGGGAAGAGGAACAGGCAGCAAGCACGGCAAGAAACGCGAAAGGTATCATGGCAGGTATTTCAGTCCCCAAAATGGATTTGTGTCTGGCTCCTGCGGGAACCGACTTCCAAAAGACTGTCTGGGAGATCCTGCTGCGGATATCGTATGGAAAAGTCATAACTTACGGGGAAATTGCCCAACGTATTGCCCTGGACCGGGGGTTAACCTCGATGTCCGCCCAGGCGGTAGGCAGTGCAGTCGGGCATAATCCGATCTCCATTTTGATTCCGTGTCACCGCGTGATTGGCGGCAATGGAAAACTTACCGGTTATGCCGGCGGCCTGGAAAAAAAGGAAGCCCTCCTGCGTCTGGAAGGTAGGTCTTTGCTTAAGAATAAGGTGTTGTGCTATAATAATTTATCCACAACAAAAATACTTTAA
- a CDS encoding TIGR03960 family B12-binding radical SAM protein, with amino-acid sequence MNQKDHEWIRQKLDRILPQVIKPGRYVGGEWNMIKKDWEKTDVRVAFVFPDVYEVGMSNLALRILYGRINSYEEFLCERAFAPWPDMEEKLKQGGIPLYTLESFRPLLDFDVVAFTLQYELSYTNLLNVLKLSGIPLKSEDRKNGTESGGAYPFIFAGGPCAYNPEPLAPFVDFFFLGEGEEQFPAVLHVIQQARKNGKLKEAILVELAQIQGIYVPGFYEAEYKPDGSIQQITVREGISETVRKAVLQDFSSAYFPEKVIVPYTEAIHDRVMLEVMRGCTRGCRFCQAGMIYRPLRERSPEALLEQAEESIKTTGYEEISLVSLSTSDYTCINGVLKGLMAKMEPKGVSVSLPSLRLDSFDVEIAEQVQKVRKSGLTFAPEAGTQRLRDVINKGVTEEDLLRTAEASFKGGWSSIKLYYMIGLPTETYEDLDGIVEQARKVLELSRKLGKRGCRITVSASSFVPKPHTPFQWVAQDSMVVLREKQEYLRKRLRDYRIKFIYHDVEASFLEAIFAKGDRKVAELLEWAVNAGCKFDGWSEHFRYDLWKQGMEEIGIDPHFYANRQIAEDEILPWDHLSSGVRKSYLLEEYKKALAEAVTPDCREKCSHCGVCPDLARPVKFSAP; translated from the coding sequence ATGAATCAGAAGGATCATGAATGGATCCGCCAGAAACTCGACCGGATTTTACCGCAGGTGATTAAGCCTGGTCGTTATGTCGGCGGTGAATGGAATATGATAAAAAAAGACTGGGAAAAGACAGATGTACGGGTGGCATTTGTCTTTCCTGATGTATATGAAGTCGGCATGTCCAATCTTGCGTTACGTATCCTGTACGGACGTATCAATTCTTATGAAGAGTTTCTCTGTGAAAGGGCCTTTGCTCCGTGGCCGGATATGGAAGAAAAGCTAAAACAGGGAGGGATCCCGCTCTACACACTGGAATCTTTTCGTCCTCTGCTGGATTTTGATGTGGTCGCTTTCACGCTGCAATATGAGCTCAGCTATACCAATTTATTAAATGTTCTGAAGCTCAGCGGGATACCGTTAAAATCCGAAGACAGAAAAAACGGGACGGAAAGCGGGGGCGCGTATCCCTTTATATTTGCCGGTGGTCCATGTGCCTACAATCCTGAACCTCTGGCGCCTTTTGTAGATTTCTTTTTCCTGGGGGAAGGGGAAGAACAATTTCCCGCAGTTCTTCACGTGATTCAGCAAGCCAGGAAAAACGGAAAACTGAAGGAAGCTATTCTGGTCGAACTGGCCCAGATTCAGGGAATCTATGTGCCGGGTTTTTATGAGGCCGAATACAAACCTGATGGTTCGATCCAGCAAATCACAGTTAGGGAAGGAATTTCTGAGACAGTCAGAAAGGCAGTGCTGCAGGACTTCAGCTCGGCCTACTTCCCGGAAAAAGTGATTGTCCCGTATACGGAGGCTATTCATGACAGGGTAATGCTTGAGGTCATGAGGGGTTGCACCAGGGGATGCCGCTTTTGTCAGGCCGGAATGATCTACAGGCCGCTTCGGGAACGGTCTCCTGAAGCATTGCTGGAACAGGCGGAGGAATCCATCAAGACCACCGGTTATGAAGAAATCTCACTTGTTTCGCTGTCGACCAGCGATTATACTTGCATCAACGGTGTCCTTAAAGGTCTGATGGCTAAAATGGAACCCAAAGGGGTCAGTGTATCCCTTCCCTCACTCCGCCTGGATTCATTTGATGTTGAGATTGCCGAACAGGTCCAAAAAGTACGTAAATCCGGATTGACCTTCGCGCCGGAAGCCGGAACCCAGCGCTTAAGGGATGTTATTAATAAAGGCGTAACGGAAGAGGATCTTTTAAGGACGGCGGAAGCATCCTTTAAAGGAGGCTGGAGCAGTATCAAGCTGTATTATATGATCGGACTTCCGACCGAAACCTATGAGGACCTGGACGGAATCGTCGAACAGGCCAGAAAAGTCCTGGAGTTGTCCAGAAAACTTGGAAAACGCGGCTGCAGGATCACGGTATCGGCAAGTTCGTTTGTTCCTAAACCCCACACACCTTTTCAATGGGTGGCCCAGGATTCTATGGTGGTTCTACGGGAAAAACAGGAATACCTCCGCAAGAGACTGCGGGACTACCGGATTAAATTTATCTATCATGATGTGGAAGCAAGCTTTCTGGAAGCCATATTTGCCAAGGGTGACCGAAAAGTTGCGGAGCTACTGGAATGGGCGGTTAACGCAGGTTGCAAATTTGACGGGTGGAGTGAGCATTTTCGGTATGATCTGTGGAAGCAGGGAATGGAGGAAATCGGCATCGATCCGCATTTCTATGCCAACAGGCAGATAGCGGAGGATGAAATTCTTCCCTGGGATCATCTGAGCTCAGGGGTCAGAAAATCTTATTTGCTTGAAGAATACAAGAAAGCCCTCGCAGAGGCTGTCACGCCTGATTGCCGGGAAAAATGCAGCCACTGCGGAGTCTGTCCGGATCTGGCCAGACCCGTAAAATTCAGTGCGCCTTAA
- a CDS encoding DUF2935 domain-containing protein: protein MQFSSGEQTPLRLLDEANFWKHQEYEHTNVIREIVPDLERKFVEELKEWERSLTRTHSQVIQLTETLVRYGNTQPVVADQALRLISFSLEQSGRFVKFLFEILDLSQAVKKNPTAAAVIKHIIRESEYFIGITQTICSQG from the coding sequence ATGCAATTTTCTTCTGGCGAACAGACGCCGCTAAGATTGCTGGATGAGGCCAACTTCTGGAAACACCAGGAATATGAGCATACGAACGTCATCCGGGAAATTGTGCCGGATCTGGAAAGAAAATTTGTCGAAGAACTTAAAGAATGGGAACGGTCTCTGACAAGGACGCATAGCCAGGTTATCCAGCTCACTGAAACATTGGTCAGATATGGCAATACGCAACCGGTTGTCGCCGATCAGGCTCTTCGTCTGATCAGCTTTTCTCTTGAACAAAGCGGCCGGTTTGTAAAATTCCTTTTTGAAATTCTAGATTTGAGTCAGGCAGTCAAGAAGAATCCGACTGCTGCAGCTGTAATCAAACACATCATCCGTGAATCTGAATATTTCATCGGGATCACCCAGACCATCTGCAGTCAAGGCTAG